Part of the Dreissena polymorpha isolate Duluth1 chromosome 12, UMN_Dpol_1.0, whole genome shotgun sequence genome, AACTTACCCACCAAAAATTCTTACCATGAACACTTTGTTCTCAAGTGGACTAAAGTAATATGCGCTGACTTTCATCGTTTGTAAGTGAAACATGTAACAGCAGAGTATGAGAACGATGCcataaaaattgcaacagaaCCTACAATGTCATTTAAACACCTGCTATGAAACGGTCGCGAACGGGCTTCTTCTAACAAACTCAAATCGATCTAGTCAACGAGACAAAATGGGGAACATAATTCAAATAAGAAACTCGTTAAACGAAATCTCTTTCACCCGtatgtattttattaaagaatTTGAACACCATTTTCGAGTGGTCCCCTAAAACAATCATTTAGAAACCTTTGAAAATCGTCTTGCCAACAATCAGTATTTGCTGGGCAGAGTTGATAACTGATCTCTGGATCTAAACAACGTTAATCTCGTAGTATCTCTTGATAAGTAAATTTATATGAAAATCCCACGTTTTCATCCCGATACGGAATTTTTAGTAAATAAGGAATACTCATATTTGTCTTGTCCTGAAAAAACGTAGTAAACGAAAACGTACAGGCGTTATCAACCGTCTGAAACTGTAGCGCTTACCTGGCTGAAGGGTGAAAGAAACGCAACATATCATTTTATATAAAGGAATTATTGGAATCGACTTCTAATCAGGAAACTATGTTCTCTGGTCTTGCAACAACCGTAGTTCACATAAAAGGATCTGTGCCTTCCGTTGTGCTATTCAAATTAACACATGTCAAACGGATATTCAGACACATCAGAGGTTAGAACaaagacgccacattgcactatCTGACATTCATTTTTTCTAAGTTTGTAAGATAAAATCTGTTAAATGTAATAAACCAGTCTGACAAAGTATGTCCGATgcaacaacattatttgtttgtcaCTATCCAAGTCTTAACAAAAATCATTGGCGGGTCGTGTTAGCCTGCTAGTCAATGAATACAAAAGGTGGGTTCATAGAACAATGCGATGAGTCATGTCTCAAATTGCCGTTAATTGAAATCTGTAGAAATTTATAAACTCTACAGACGGCACGTTTTTAACAATATTCCTGTAAAATATATCTTGACCCCGTTAATAAATTATCGTTATCCCTGAAAAACGATGCCACCAGAATACGGGACAGTTCACGTTTTTGAAAACGTAATTAGgcttatgaaacttgaaacgtgtTTATTTGCTTAAACGCCACTTACTATGAAAatacatattcaatggcgttttacaataagctgaaaataaaacaaattaaacaatgtataaataataaaccaatgATAACACTGGTAAAAGTATTCAATGGCGTTTTACAATAAGctcaaaataaaacaagttagacaatatattaataataaaccaatGATAAACCTTGTAAAAGTATTCAATTTTGGCgttttacaataagctgaaaataaaacaagtgaaacaatatataaataataaaccaatgATAAACCTGGTAAAAGAGATAAAATCGgggttatttaaaacattaaaccaCATACGGTATTTCGATTAAAATACATTATCTCAGAAAAATGCATACAAATCACGGAAAAGGTAAGTTTTAAAATTCTTCTTAAAAGATTCTAAAGAATTCGATTGTATAAGATCCTGAGGCAAGGAGTTCAAAAGTCTTGGCCCAGCCGTACTGAAGCTCCAGGTCACTGAATGCCTTTCGCTTATTGAACAAAACGTCATATGGGGTCATGTTAGAGCCGCATGACCGCAGACCTTGTCTATTTGGAATATGTTTCGTGCGAAGTTCAGTGAGGTAAGTCGGGGCCTCATCATTTGAGAACTTGTACATGAATGTAAGTAGTTTGAAGAGTATCCTTGCTTTGATCGGCAACCAGTGCAACTCATATAACGCTTGCTTCGAACTGTCAAACTTGCTTCGTTGTAAAACCAATATGGCGCACATATTCTGAATTCGTTGCATTTATTAATAGGCAATTATTGCATATTCAGACGAAATCTAGTAAAGCGATTTAAATCTATAAATATATGAACTCTATAATAATGTTCCACTCCATATCGGCAGTTTCTACAGTATGGCTATATTTAAGACTAAAACAACAGCACGCCAATTGGTTTGTCTCTGATGTGTGGTTTATTGTAACAGTTTGAGAGTGCCTACGCTCATTATACATTTTGTGATGTTCATTTGTGGcttttgaaaaaataatgaagaCAGGTTTGAAAACACAATTAGTCCAATTATTATTGAACTCGAAGAGAATCTCTGATCAATGATACTTTTTAAAGGCTCTTTTTTCCTGAAAATCATTGCGAATCAACAACCAGCGTTTACGTACATCAAATTATTTGTGGACTTGTTAACTCACGTAGAGTCACGCGTTTGTTTCATCATTATAAATCATGTATAGAATATGTAATTGAATGCTATGCCACACCAAATTAAAAGTCTTCAATGAAGAGTGAACCATTTGACCACAAGGTCATATCGAAAAAGAAACGTAGGACCTTATTTGGCTATGGGCTTCATCATTTAACAATTGTATTGTAAAATgaaattttctgttaaaaatgtatGTTGTAGATGAGACTTATGGACATTTTTTATAATCGTTTATAAATAACATGCATGATATTATAATAAACCAAGGAAACCTGTTTTCGGTCATACCAACAAATTGTTTAAGAAGTGGAGAGTTTGTCCCATTCGCTTGATAGCAAATGTACTGAATGGCATATACAACTTAATCGTCGGCTAAATTGTCGGTTATATTTCAAGCTTCATAGGCTATTAGCAGTACATTAAAAGTGAGTTATGTAATCGAAATTTGTTTAAGATCTTTCATATTCCTAGTTATTCAGACATAGTTTATGTATGTTTATCGCTAGCTATTTAGATTAATTATTTCCTATGTATTAATATATCCCCGATTTTAGCTGTACAGTAACAGCTTAAATACCTTTACCCCATATCGTTAAAATGGTTTAACCTTTAGAATGACATACGTAcactaaaaaaatgaatattaagcATTTTTATCGCGTATTACGAGTAGAAAAGTTTTCCCTTTCTGTCTACGTGTGTTTTAGCTTGTTTGAGACTGTTGTTTACCTTCTATACTGGAAGCATTAAATTGCAAATATCCGTACAAAGACTTGTATTAGCGTTTTTGAAACCACTTTCTGAAGCTTTTTAAACAAAGAGTGCATATTTTGTGATTAAATCAATTTAACCAGTTTCAACGTTTTACATATACCGTCCAAAGGCAAATTCCCATTTGCATGTGTTCGCCATACCTATTTCATTGTCTCATGTTATTCATGTTTATATGAATAATAGACCTTTAGAAATTTTATCAAGatagaaattattatttgaaTTCGCATTCAAACCTTTTTTTCGTGAAATCAACTGACTTATCGACCATTTAAAGGCGTAGAAAACCTGATAACAAGCAAGACCTATATTTCGCTTAAAACATATGGTTAGAAACAAAACGCCATAAGTATCTAGACTAAATTGTCAAATATACCTATAAACCTCAATTCAAGTCGAGCTGTCACCACTTATGTTAACAACATTTGCAGATATGAGATAGATACTCATTTTCATTGATCACTATTTAGTTTTACTATACTTACATAGTTTCAAGAAGTCATTAATATGTCGACGATTCCTTGACTATACTTGCATTCAGCTAATACGGCGGCTCGGTGATAATCGTGTGCCCTTGTTAAAGTTCGAGCATATCTAAGGGGTTTTATCACCATGCAATTCATGACGCGATAACACATTTGTTATCAACTTTGCCACTGTTTTGGGACTTGGTGTCGTATTTGAGTTTATGTTTCAagctcaaatgtaaaggtcacaTATACAAGGCAACGGTCAAATACGAAGATTGTATTTAACGCACCTTGCACGGTCAGTAACTTCATTAATCAGACaattaaagaaaattcttttgcCACTGATTTTTATCTTATAAAGGCATTGCAGCGCGTGGTTGGCTATTCTAGCTCTGGATTAGATGAACCAATCATGCAAAGAAAGAAAAAGGCAAGTAAGATATGACACAGCTTGCACAGATTGCAACCTCATCATTCAATGAGCACGTTTAATTGTAAAGCACAACGTATTTAACTCGAGCATTCTTTACTCGAAAACCTACGATAGCTCGAACATATATCTAAGTACAGGAACTTAGTGCTTAGTATTAATGTCAACGAATTTTAATTACTTTTGATAGGCcaaatttaagaaaatgtttacaACATCTCAATAGGACACAAAAATAACTCGTAACCTTCGATACATCGAACATTTCTATCAATCCGATGAGTTTAAAAAAGCGTTTGTGTCAACTACATTGTTGACTTTATGGAGTATGTTTCGCGCAAAAGTCGTGTCCAACATTCAAAGGGCAAGGATTTTTTTAAGTATCAATGGTAGATTATGAACACTATAAAGCAGCTAAGGATAgaaactttgtcatttatcaggCATTATCATGCACAAACGTTTCCCAATGGTAACGACGTCATTGCGAGCAAAATGTCCCTTTATGCAAGTTAAATGCCATACTTTAAAGTCTATGATTCAATTATTGGCATGATACATACTGTGCTTAATGTCGTGTCATTATACAGCcggaaaattaaaattaattgccTGGGATTTACACTCATATGAATAGCCGTTTTGGAATCAAAACGTGTTTCCCAAGCTTAGAGGTCAAGTTCACGCcgacataattaaattattacgAACGACATTCTCAACAACGGGCCGAAAAAACAACGGCAAGGAATTGAAATTGTTAGATCTCTCAAATTTATTTACCGAGTACATatatatgacaagaaatatgATAACGTCATGCAAATAGGCATGCAACGTTTACGATATTTATGAAAGCAACATACAAACACATATAAGCGCAATACATCAATCGGGGTTCAAGTAACTGAGCGGTATACAGTTTTCCATTTCAAGAAAAAATGACATTGAACTTGTTTAAGCTGATCCCAAATTCAACCCCAACAAAGTTAGCATGAAAGATACCGACATACAAGAATCAGAATCAAACACAAATCTAAAATTATGAAGAAGGAAACggtttttctatttaaaaaacagTTACCTTGGTATTGACCAAACGATTTATAAATGCAATCCAAGCTATATCTACATTAAGCTACATAAATAAAAATTTTAGCCCATTCAAACCCCAGTTATAGAAACTGTGTCTTTCTATTGTTAGTAACAGTAATCTTTATGCAAGCTTGCTATATCTTTCTCTGTAAGTTTCTTTGAGATTGATCAATAACAACTCAAGTCCGCAAACAACATATTAAATGCCGCATGCCTAAAAGCAAGCCATACCTCAACCTAATAAGTATTTTAAACTTCGTTGGTTGAATGTTTTCAATCGATAATAAGGAGTTATATAGATACCACTGCCCTTGTATTTTTCATCGAATTTAGTTCAATTTGCATATATACACCAATCCGTTGAGCGTTCTGTTTCTTCCATAACCTAAATGAACGTAAATTGGTATATTTTTATGTCCAAGATAGACAGCTTCTCGAACCAAGGAATTTTCTGGCCATATCTTGTTTAGAAGTCCGGCCGAATTACTTTTTAATTAGCTGTAAAACAATTCTCTAGAGCTATATATGATGTAAGCATGTCCTTTGGCATGTCATCATTTTATTGACATCATTCCTTTACATTTCTCTTTAGTAACCTCCACCTTTATTTAAATGTTCAAGTGTATTTAAGCACAAACTAGGACAGGAATGTCTGGACGATTGATTGTATCTTCTGCAGGCAAACAGGACATGTCTCGATTCCAAGTGCACAGTCCGTACACATCCGATGGTGGGCACAAGGCAGGAACAGGACATTGGCGTCTTTGGACTTGCATCTCATACACAAAAGTAAGTTCTTCAGTAGCTGGTTTTCCGTAAGTGGGTCGTCTGTAATATTTCGATAACTGTTTGCAATCGGTTATTCACAATTATTCCTTCAGCTGAATATCGAAAGTGAAATTCTAAATGCATATTGCAAAGATTCATGTTCAAgaaaatcaagaaaataatatCAGTCCCTTACCATGAACGCACTCTTGGTTGAACGTGTCGCCATTTGAACCAGGTCCTTGGATGTTCATGATTTCAATTAAAGCGATTACGTCATCAATGCTCGGTATAGTTCCTGGAAAAggcaataattaatttattaaaactaatagtactacaaaaacaacaacaagcagTACTACTACTTCAACCCCTACAACTACTAATAATGCtgctactattaatactactactactactacttctatttatactactacttctactgctgctgctacaacaactactactgcaattacttctacttcttctactactagtactactactactactacaactactactactactactactactactactactactacaatacgaCGAAGACTACGACGATTATATTATACTGATTttaccactacgactactactactactactctagaCGAATAGTTCGTCggcttctactaatactactatactatactactactactactactactactactactactactactactactactactacaacaacaactactactaatactacttctactactactattactactactactatactcctcctccccctcctcctcctcctcataaTACTTATACTTATACTAATTACTAATACTTAAACTAATATTTATACGAATATTTatactaatacttataataatacttatactaatatttgtaataatacctctaatcataatcattatcattatacattttaattgccTGTTGTATGTTACGGAGACTcatgtttacaatttatttttaatatcaactTGATTGAGTTGAGATCATCTAATATAGCTCATACCATTTTTTTTCTTCACTTCTCTTATCGCTGTTTTAAAAGTGTCATCGCTGAAGCCCATGTCGTCGACTATGGTGACGCGTAACATCTCAATTTCACTGTCCATCATAAGGTCATTCTGATGTCTAGTTTCTGTCTCTGTGTTTGTATAACTCTGTTGTGAAAAGGCAGATTGAATAGAACAAGGCgattttttatgcaatttttagtaaacatagcttattgaaaatataatatgttCAGTACTTATGTTCGTTTCTCAATTTTTTTTCAGTGTGGCTTTCGAAATGGATGCTAATCAATCTGGCACACACAGACAATACTGCAAAGGTTTAAGAAAATACTGCAATGGATAAACGATAACCAATCGTGTTGTATTCTTTGAGAGTATTACAACTTAcatatcattatttatattaagtTGTAATCATAAACTAATGTTGATACATATTGCCTGCACCTTACCATTTAAAATAGTTGTACCCAACTTTCTTGACCTCATTTTATGTCGTTATTAGAATAAAATCTACGTTCATAGTATCAGACACCTTTTAAATTTAGCGTATGCAAATGCGGTTAGGTAAAAAATTAAGATGCGGACTAAGGGGCCGAAGTCAGCATTAGGTTTGTTTTGCAAGTAAGTTGTATTAAGATTAAGTTGTACGACAACTGCACTGTATGAAGAGgtacatttatgtatttaaacacaaatatcTTTTAATAAGGTATTCGGTGTGTTGTCAATTGTgtacatttaatatatgattactCTTGAGCTAAGTTGGAGGTTTGGTACGCATTAAAACCAGATGTTATCATGTTTATGCTAAACTGCATTAAATATGAGAATAATGGCTGTTTATAAAACTTTCTCTTTGGATAATGTTTCAGTAGATGCAGTATtccaatatattaaataaatagccCACAAATAAAGCCCACAACGCTCAATGTCGACGAAATGTGTAGAAAGTTGATACAAACACATGTATCCACATATATTTGTTTCAACTTGCTACACATTGAGGGTATGTTTTCCACCTTTGTGACAAGCTCTCATTTTTTAGTATAAAATGGGGAACAAGAATTCACGGTATACAATCTATTTAATAATTTCAACGctaattgtgtttttaaatatatgttgtgTGTACATAAGACGGACTAATACATTTTTTCTTATGTATATAACTATTAAACTAGTATATCGAAAAAGGCGTGTtgtatacataataaaatatgtgcaaatgaaaaaaacatctcacgcaaaacatattaaaattcgtcatgtaaatatttgtCTTACGGGTCTTGCTCCAGTAGTTTGTCTTTGAACTGTCTCGATGAAAGCGTCTCCTTTGACTTCTCGTGAAAACCTACAGGACGGAAACCACCTGCAGTGCTCTGTCCAGGGATCATCGTA contains:
- the LOC127853494 gene encoding baculoviral IAP repeat-containing protein 7-B-like isoform X2, translated to MVPQQLHTSCISVYFGQGPGDLVRCFCCGIGLKDFNEADDPMEEHIKYASKCAYLETLFGAEELKRRLEVIKSMEPENIRQMQYMEFKTNQGNDFSTKPYRHPEMSSSEKRLDTFRNPNFHSVISPQRMAGAGLYFTGEDDLVRCFACDGGFRNWEVYDDPWTEHCRWFPSCRFSREVKGDAFIETVQRQTTGARPSYTNTETETRHQNDLMMDSEIEMLRVTIVDDMGFSDDTFKTAIREVKKKNGTIPSIDDVIALIEIMNIQGPGSNGDTFNQECVHDDPLTENQLLKNLLLCMRCKSKDANVLFLPCAHHRMCTDCALGIETCPVCLQKIQSIVQTFLS